The following are from one region of the Klebsiella aerogenes genome:
- the rnk gene encoding nucleoside diphosphate kinase regulator, with the protein MTRPAIIINEFDAERIDRLLEQPAYANSPVADALNDELDRAQMLAPEAMPHDVVSMNSKVRFRDLTNGEERVRTLVFPAQATDSATQLSVLAPVGAALLGLKVGTAIHWELPGGASAHLEVLELLYQPEAAGEFHR; encoded by the coding sequence ATGACCAGACCCGCAATCATCATTAACGAATTCGATGCAGAACGCATCGACAGACTGCTTGAACAACCGGCTTATGCTAATTCGCCGGTCGCCGACGCCCTGAACGATGAATTGGATCGCGCGCAGATGCTGGCGCCGGAAGCCATGCCGCACGACGTCGTCAGTATGAACAGTAAAGTCCGATTCCGTGACTTGACCAACGGTGAAGAGCGTGTGCGGACCCTGGTTTTCCCTGCTCAAGCCACTGACAGCGCCACCCAACTTTCCGTTCTGGCCCCGGTCGGCGCGGCGTTGCTTGGGCTGAAAGTCGGCACCGCTATTCACTGGGAATTACCCGGCGGCGCATCAGCGCATCTTGAGGTTCTGGAATTGCTGTACCAGCCGGAAGCCGCAGGCGAATTTCACCGCTAA
- the ahpC gene encoding alkyl hydroperoxide reductase subunit C has protein sequence MSLINTKIKPFKNQAFKNGEFVEVTEKDTEGRWSVFFFYPADFTFVCPTELGDVADHYEELQKLGVDVYSVSTDTHFTHKAWHSSSDTIAKIKYAMIGDPTGALTRNFDNMREDEGLADRATFVVDPQGIIQAIEVTAEGIGRDASDLLRKIKAAQYVASHPGEVCPAKWKEGEATLAPSLDLVGKI, from the coding sequence ATGTCTTTAATTAATACCAAAATCAAACCTTTCAAAAACCAGGCGTTCAAAAACGGTGAATTCGTAGAAGTTACCGAGAAAGATACCGAAGGTCGCTGGAGCGTCTTCTTCTTCTACCCGGCTGACTTTACTTTCGTTTGCCCGACCGAACTGGGCGACGTAGCAGACCATTATGAAGAGCTGCAGAAGCTGGGCGTGGACGTTTATTCCGTTTCTACCGACACCCACTTCACCCACAAAGCGTGGCACAGCAGCTCTGACACCATCGCTAAAATCAAATACGCGATGATCGGTGACCCGACTGGCGCCCTGACCCGTAACTTCGACAACATGCGTGAAGATGAAGGTCTGGCTGACCGTGCAACCTTCGTGGTTGACCCGCAGGGTATCATCCAGGCTATCGAAGTTACCGCTGAAGGTATCGGCCGTGACGCGTCTGACCTGCTGCGTAAAATCAAAGCAGCTCAGTACGTTGCTTCCCACCCAGGCGAAGTTTGCCCGGCTAAATGGAAAGAAGGCGAAGCGACTTTAGCTCCATCCCTTGACCTGGTTGGCAAAATCTAA
- a CDS encoding LysR family transcriptional regulator: protein MANLYDLKKFDLNLLVIFECIYQHLSISKAAETLFITPSAVSQSLQRLRNQLNDPLFVRSGKGITPTTIGMNLHHHLEKNLNQLEKTINIANHSALSKRFVIYSPQLLMSPGAMDLINQLNLDPNLQIEHRDLLLSVESVEDLMAHHKADLIYSITPLSNHSTICQPFQEIEIVLVCREGHPRAEQLNSYESIAREGFTLYVATDPYVKTFQGHTRELMPERRVTFRSNSFIAILTMINQSDLIGFIPKNILNYFSASFKLREIPLPDPIPPVTTYIIYNRSSLTNPGFAELIAQYTADG from the coding sequence ATGGCTAACCTTTATGATTTAAAAAAATTCGATCTAAACCTGCTGGTTATCTTCGAGTGCATTTATCAACATCTTAGCATTAGTAAAGCAGCCGAAACGCTGTTTATTACCCCTTCTGCCGTCAGTCAGTCGCTGCAGCGGCTACGTAATCAATTAAACGATCCGTTATTTGTCCGCTCAGGTAAAGGCATTACGCCTACGACAATTGGCATGAATCTCCATCATCATCTGGAAAAAAACCTCAACCAATTAGAAAAAACCATTAATATTGCCAATCATTCTGCATTAAGTAAGCGGTTCGTCATTTATAGTCCGCAACTGCTTATGTCACCTGGCGCCATGGATTTAATTAATCAATTAAACCTGGATCCTAATTTGCAAATCGAACACCGCGATCTGCTGCTGTCGGTGGAAAGCGTTGAAGACCTCATGGCCCATCACAAAGCCGACCTGATCTATAGCATTACGCCGCTTTCAAACCACAGCACCATTTGCCAGCCGTTTCAGGAAATAGAGATCGTTCTGGTGTGTCGCGAAGGTCACCCGAGAGCGGAACAGCTTAATAGCTATGAAAGTATCGCACGCGAAGGTTTTACGCTTTATGTCGCCACCGATCCCTATGTCAAAACCTTTCAGGGACATACCCGCGAATTAATGCCTGAACGAAGAGTTACCTTTCGCAGTAATTCTTTCATCGCCATTTTAACCATGATTAATCAAAGCGATCTCATTGGTTTTATTCCTAAAAATATTCTAAATTATTTTAGCGCCTCGTTTAAACTTCGTGAAATCCCCCTACCCGATCCCATTCCGCCAGTCACTACCTATATCATCTATAATCGCTCCTCATTAACGAATCCAGGATTCGCTGAACTTATTGCGCAATATACCGCCGACGGTTAA
- the dsbG gene encoding thiol:disulfide interchange protein DsbG: MLKRLFLLSVLPFCSYADDLPAPVKAIEKQGITIIKPFEAPGGVKGWLGKYQDMGVAIYLTPDGKHAISGYMYDENGNNLSEQLFQKELYTPAGQEMWKKLESASWLQDGKKEATIVLYVFADPFCPYCKQFWQQARPWVEAGKVQIRTLLVGVIKPESPATAAAILASKDPAKTWHDYELSNGKMKLNVPADIPTTLMKTLNINQQLMDDLGANATPAIYYMNKDNMLQQVVGLPDKEKLQVMMGENPAQ, translated from the coding sequence ATGTTAAAACGTCTGTTTCTCCTGAGCGTGCTGCCGTTTTGCAGCTATGCCGACGATCTTCCCGCCCCCGTAAAAGCGATAGAAAAACAGGGGATTACTATTATTAAGCCCTTCGAAGCCCCCGGCGGCGTCAAAGGCTGGCTCGGGAAATACCAGGACATGGGCGTCGCTATCTACCTAACGCCTGATGGCAAGCACGCTATTTCCGGCTATATGTACGACGAAAACGGCAATAACCTGAGCGAGCAACTTTTCCAGAAGGAGCTCTATACCCCTGCCGGCCAGGAAATGTGGAAAAAGCTGGAGTCCGCCAGTTGGCTGCAGGATGGCAAAAAAGAGGCTACCATTGTCTTATACGTCTTCGCCGACCCATTCTGTCCGTACTGCAAACAGTTCTGGCAACAGGCACGTCCCTGGGTTGAAGCCGGCAAGGTGCAGATCCGCACATTATTAGTCGGCGTGATTAAACCAGAAAGTCCGGCCACCGCGGCAGCGATTCTGGCAAGCAAAGACCCGGCGAAAACCTGGCATGATTATGAGCTGTCTAACGGCAAAATGAAGCTAAACGTACCGGCCGATATCCCAACAACCTTGATGAAGACGCTGAATATCAACCAGCAACTCATGGACGATCTTGGCGCGAACGCCACCCCAGCCATTTATTACATGAATAAAGACAACATGCTGCAACAGGTGGTCGGTCTGCCTGATAAAGAAAAGTTGCAGGTAATGATGGGTGAAAACCCGGCACAATAA
- the uspG gene encoding universal stress protein UspG, with product MYKTIIMPVDVFEMELSDKAVRHAEFLAQQDGVIHLLHVLPGSSSFTMSRFTADLRRFEEHLQHEAETRLQTMVGHFSIDPSRIKSHVRFGNVRDMVNELANEIKADVVVIGSRNPSISTHLLGSNASSVIRHAHIPVMVVR from the coding sequence ATGTATAAAACTATCATTATGCCGGTTGATGTCTTTGAGATGGAGTTAAGCGACAAGGCCGTCCGCCACGCGGAGTTTTTGGCCCAGCAGGACGGCGTTATTCATCTACTTCACGTATTACCCGGTTCATCCAGCTTCACCATGAGCCGTTTCACCGCCGATTTACGCCGCTTTGAAGAGCATCTGCAGCATGAAGCGGAAACCCGTCTGCAAACGATGGTAGGCCACTTCAGCATTGACCCTTCGCGTATTAAGAGCCACGTTCGTTTTGGTAACGTGCGCGACATGGTTAATGAACTCGCCAATGAAATCAAAGCTGACGTCGTGGTGATTGGTTCACGCAATCCGTCGATCAGTACCCATCTGCTGGGTTCTAACGCCTCAAGCGTTATCCGTCACGCGCATATTCCGGTGATGGTCGTCAGATAA
- a CDS encoding ParB/RepB/Spo0J family partition protein — MQQQLITQMEAYLDSLPEEEKISALNQFRQALHRHSPFRAQPVDCVLWVKQEEVSPNDYNPNNLAPPEKRLLLTSLEANGFTQPIVVLEQPSTRYTIVDGFHRHELASSKMTLKKQLKGYLPVTCLTENSHSRDALMAATIRHNRARGRHQIHAMSEIIRELANLGWNNSKISKELGMDADEVLRLKQINGLTELFGDRQFSQAWTVK, encoded by the coding sequence ATGCAGCAACAATTAATTACGCAAATGGAAGCGTACCTGGATTCGCTGCCGGAAGAAGAAAAAATTAGCGCGCTCAATCAGTTTCGCCAGGCCCTGCATCGCCACAGTCCCTTTCGTGCGCAGCCAGTCGACTGCGTGCTGTGGGTCAAGCAAGAAGAGGTTTCGCCTAACGACTACAACCCCAACAATCTTGCGCCGCCGGAAAAACGTCTATTATTAACCTCCCTTGAAGCAAATGGTTTTACGCAGCCTATTGTGGTGCTAGAACAGCCGTCAACGCGCTACACCATCGTCGACGGCTTTCATCGCCATGAACTGGCGAGCAGCAAAATGACGCTGAAAAAACAGCTGAAGGGATATCTGCCGGTAACCTGCCTGACGGAAAACAGCCACTCACGCGATGCGTTAATGGCCGCCACCATCCGTCACAACCGGGCTCGTGGGCGCCATCAGATTCACGCCATGTCGGAAATCATTCGCGAACTGGCGAATCTCGGCTGGAACAACAGTAAAATCAGCAAAGAATTGGGTATGGATGCCGATGAAGTTCTGCGCCTGAAGCAAATTAACGGTCTGACCGAGCTGTTCGGCGACCGTCAATTTTCCCAGGCATGGACCGTCAAATAA
- the ahpF gene encoding alkyl hydroperoxide reductase subunit F: MLDTNMKTQLKAYLEKLTKPVELIATLDDSAKSAEIKELLAEIAELSDKVTFKEDNTLAVRKPSFLITNPGSHQGPRFAGSPLGHEFTSLVLALLWTGGHPSKEAQSLLEQIRDIDGDFEFETYYSLSCHNCPDVVQALNLMAVLNPRIKHTAIDGGTFQNEITDRNVMGVPAVFVNGQEFGQGRMTLTEIVAKVDTGAEKRAAEELNKRDAYDVLIVGSGPSGAAAAVYSARKGIRTGLMGERFGGQVLDTVDIENYISVPKTEGQKLAGALKAHVSEYDVDVIDSQSASKLIPAAVEGGLHQVETASGAVLKARSVIIATGAKWRNMNVPGEDQYRTKGVTYCPHCDGPLFKGKRVAVIGGGNSGVEAAIDLAGVVEHVTLLEFAPEMKADQVLQDKVRSLKNVDIILNAQTTEVVGDGSKVTGLQYRDRVSGDEHQVALAGIFVQIGLLPNTTWLEGTVERNRMGEIIIDAKCETNVKGVFAAGDCTTVPYKQIIIATGEGAKASLSSFDYLIRTKTA; encoded by the coding sequence ATGCTCGACACCAACATGAAAACCCAGCTCAAGGCTTATCTTGAGAAGCTGACCAAACCTGTTGAGCTGATTGCCACGCTGGATGACAGCGCTAAATCGGCAGAGATCAAGGAACTGTTGGCTGAAATCGCTGAACTGTCAGACAAAGTCACCTTTAAAGAAGACAACACGCTCGCGGTACGTAAGCCATCATTCCTGATTACTAACCCAGGTTCCCACCAGGGCCCACGTTTTGCAGGTTCCCCGCTGGGCCACGAGTTCACCTCGCTGGTGCTGGCGCTACTGTGGACCGGCGGCCATCCGTCGAAAGAAGCGCAGTCTCTGCTGGAGCAGATCCGCGATATCGACGGCGATTTTGAGTTTGAAACTTACTACTCGCTCTCTTGCCACAACTGCCCTGACGTGGTGCAGGCGCTGAACCTGATGGCGGTACTGAACCCGCGCATCAAGCACACGGCGATTGACGGCGGGACTTTCCAGAACGAAATCACCGATCGCAACGTGATGGGCGTACCGGCCGTGTTCGTTAACGGTCAGGAGTTCGGCCAGGGTCGTATGACGCTGACTGAAATCGTCGCCAAAGTCGATACTGGCGCGGAAAAACGTGCGGCGGAAGAGCTGAATAAACGCGATGCTTATGATGTGCTGATTGTCGGCTCCGGCCCGTCCGGCGCGGCGGCGGCGGTGTATTCTGCCCGTAAAGGTATTCGTACCGGTCTGATGGGCGAACGCTTCGGCGGCCAGGTGCTGGATACTGTAGATATCGAAAACTATATTTCAGTACCGAAAACCGAAGGTCAGAAACTGGCTGGCGCATTGAAAGCGCATGTGAGTGAATATGATGTTGATGTGATTGATTCGCAAAGCGCGTCAAAACTGATCCCGGCAGCGGTAGAAGGCGGCCTGCATCAGGTGGAAACCGCCTCCGGCGCGGTGTTGAAAGCACGTAGTGTGATCATCGCCACCGGCGCCAAATGGCGTAATATGAACGTGCCGGGTGAAGATCAGTATCGTACGAAAGGCGTGACCTACTGTCCGCACTGCGACGGCCCGCTGTTTAAAGGCAAACGCGTGGCGGTGATCGGCGGCGGTAACTCCGGCGTAGAAGCGGCGATTGACCTGGCGGGCGTTGTTGAACACGTTACGCTGCTGGAATTCGCTCCGGAAATGAAAGCCGACCAGGTGCTGCAGGATAAAGTGCGCAGCCTGAAAAACGTCGATATTATTCTCAACGCGCAGACCACGGAAGTGGTTGGCGATGGTAGTAAGGTTACCGGTCTGCAATACCGCGACCGCGTGAGCGGCGATGAGCATCAGGTCGCGTTGGCCGGTATCTTCGTGCAGATTGGTCTGTTGCCGAACACGACCTGGCTGGAAGGCACGGTTGAGCGTAACCGCATGGGTGAAATCATCATCGATGCTAAATGTGAAACCAACGTGAAGGGCGTATTCGCCGCCGGCGACTGCACCACGGTACCGTACAAACAGATTATTATCGCGACGGGCGAGGGGGCGAAGGCTTCTCTGAGTTCGTTTGATTACCTGATTCGCACCAAAACAGCATAA
- a CDS encoding DUF3440 domain-containing protein, which produces MSLMKIPLPESVLQASQQRITWVLDNFSRICISFSGGKDSTTMLHLAALHARQQGKKFSVLFIDWEAQFSCTIAHCEKIRTEYQDVIETFYWVALPLTTQNALTQFSPEWQCWEPGVDWVRQPPTDAITDPDYFPFYTAGMSFEEFVRGFADWFSQSRPAAMMIGIRADESLNRFMTISSQRKLRFADDKPWTTSAPGGHTWYIYPIYDWKTADIWTWFSKSSHTYNPLYDLMYQAGVPLRYMRICEPFGPEQRQGLWLYHVLEPERWAAICHRVSGVHSGGIYAGYDNKFYGHRKLDKPAHHNWKSYALFLLDSMPHKTAEHYRNKIAVYLNWYRKQGIEDIPDSQDSDIGTRDVPSWRRICKVLLNNDYWCRQLSFSPTKTTHYKSYCERMSKKRQQWGLLCSNN; this is translated from the coding sequence ATGTCGTTAATGAAAATTCCATTACCCGAGTCCGTGCTCCAGGCCAGTCAGCAGCGGATAACGTGGGTATTAGACAATTTTTCGCGTATCTGTATTTCTTTTTCCGGCGGAAAAGATTCTACCACTATGTTGCACCTGGCCGCGCTTCACGCACGGCAGCAGGGGAAAAAATTTAGCGTACTGTTTATTGACTGGGAGGCGCAATTTTCCTGCACCATCGCCCATTGTGAAAAAATCCGTACCGAATACCAGGATGTCATTGAGACATTTTATTGGGTGGCTCTGCCGCTAACCACCCAAAACGCGTTGACCCAATTCTCGCCAGAATGGCAGTGCTGGGAACCCGGAGTTGACTGGGTACGCCAACCACCCACAGATGCCATTACCGATCCTGACTATTTCCCATTTTACACCGCCGGGATGAGCTTTGAAGAGTTCGTACGCGGCTTCGCCGATTGGTTTTCACAAAGCCGCCCCGCAGCCATGATGATCGGCATTCGGGCGGATGAGTCGTTAAATCGTTTCATGACTATTTCGTCGCAACGCAAACTGCGTTTTGCTGACGACAAACCCTGGACCACCTCGGCGCCAGGCGGCCATACCTGGTATATTTACCCTATCTATGATTGGAAAACTGCGGATATCTGGACCTGGTTTAGTAAAAGCAGCCATACCTATAACCCCCTCTACGATCTGATGTATCAGGCTGGCGTACCTCTACGTTATATGCGGATCTGCGAACCGTTTGGCCCGGAACAACGCCAGGGGCTCTGGCTTTATCACGTACTTGAACCTGAACGCTGGGCGGCTATCTGCCATCGTGTGAGCGGCGTACATAGCGGCGGCATCTACGCGGGATACGACAACAAATTTTACGGTCACCGCAAGCTCGATAAGCCCGCTCACCATAACTGGAAAAGCTATGCACTGTTCCTGCTCGACAGCATGCCGCACAAAACCGCAGAACACTACCGCAACAAAATCGCCGTCTATCTAAACTGGTACCGCAAGCAAGGGATAGAAGATATCCCCGATAGCCAGGATAGTGATATCGGTACCCGGGATGTTCCTTCATGGCGGAGGATCTGCAAAGTTCTGTTAAATAATGATTACTGGTGCCGCCAGCTTTCGTTTAGCCCGACGAAAACCACCCACTATAAAAGCTACTGCGAACGCATGAGCAAAAAACGTCAGCAATGGGGGCTGTTATGCAGCAACAATTAA